TCACGAGTACGAAGCAAAATGTTCTGACTAAAAGCATACAGCAAAGTATCCACATGCATTTTGAAGCATCAATTACAAAGGTCGCGATTGATTGTCCAAAGACATCCCGTTTCGTGCCGTAAATTTATAGATCCGTCTTAGATCTGATAGGAAAGACTGTTAGCATATTTGTTGATGGGCCAAGGGCATTCGAACCTCCTCAGATTGGGAAAGGTGATAACTATAGACTATCCGGCTGTTATTCCATTTATAATtgagaaagaaaatcaaagCAAGGCTAAATCACCGCCTTAATTGACTTGGCAATAAATGATCTTCCGTAATTGCTGCgaattttacatacatatgaATGTCAATTagaattggaatttttctcGATCCATTTTCATTTCATGTAATAcattatcgatcgattaacGACTGAAATAAAGTTACGAAGACATTTATCGACCGATTTGCCTGCTTTGAATTACACGAAAGAAGCGATCTTCTTGACAGAACTATCAAGAGTTTATTATCACTAATATTTACGATACATATAATGATTCAACGgatctcttctctttttaccAATCTGTAATTGCCACGGTGACCAatagaagaatttataaacTCAACGATATTCGACGCCGATGATATGGTACCTTTGTAGGAAATTGCGTCGCTTTGGGATTTTCGTGCgagtaatgataataatttgaCGAAGATTAGCGTGTTGTACGGTGCATCCATTTAATGCGAATCGTTATCATGAAAATAGACAGATCGAACTTGCTTCTCGCTAAAAAAGGCagcattttattatcgttccGATTTACAGAATGTCAGGATTGATCGAGATTGCCGCGgaacttatatttttcttagcTGTCACCGGCGACAGGGAATTCTTCTCGACATTGTTTATCAAGCATTTTTGAGCGCAATGGATAACAGCGAACTTCGAGTCGAGGATGAAACACAGgtatcatatacatatatccttttctttgtttttctagtcaataaattttgtaattttgttttacaatttgtacGTAAGAACCGGTCAGCAATAGAATAAATGTGTACAttacatattctttttaatggCGCATTATAGACAAAACtggtgaatattttaaaaaattgcatcgtACTCGTTTTAGCTGTATCTAATCGGCGAATCTCATCGATATAATGTATCTAAATAATCCATCTAAACTCGTCACAAATGATCTAGATTATTTACTTAATTGCATGCCAGGTATATAAACGAAAGTCTCGTTGCTAAATTATccagaaaattatgaaacatttaCATGGTAAACTTCCGCTACTAACAATAAGTGTTCCGTACTTCAACGATCTCTCTGGGCattgaaattgcaaaaaatGAAGTTCGATGAAATATGCGCGATGTGTTAAAGTATGCAACcaatcgaaatatttaaattaacaataagCCTCGGTATtgttacgttttacgttactacgAAAATTACTATCGACATGTAGTGAaatgttcgtaataataaacagTTTTGCTAGCTCTTTTTACACTGAAGGAAAAACAAATTTGATCCTTCTAGAACACCCATAGCAGACGACCGAGTATATCCATAAGCAACGCAAGTGTTACCGAATCAAGTACAAATGAATCTCAAACGAACGTGAATGCGGTGGGAACGGAGAATTCGCCATCGAAAGCGTCATCAACAAATTCCTCACCCCGAAGAACCGCTACGAATTCTACAAAATCGAATTCTCCCAGTGTGAACGAAAAAACGAGAGTTGAAGAtagcaaagaaataatttacaaaatggaTAAAAATGGTATTCAATCGAATGGATCGCCGatgacaaataaaaaattatccaGAAGCAGCGTTTATCCCTCGGGAACAAATCTTACTGCTCGGGACGCTTTTGGTAGGATTCCAACGAATcatttttctgtcttttttttatgttttttgcgattttttcttttcacttcCTGATATTAAGTAAGAAAAAGGGAAGGAACTCTCGATCTAATTTGAATAATCGGGTATGTATATCATACGTATATAGCGTGAGTATTCGTAATGGCACGTTAGCCTTGCAATGGTTGAAATAGGCCTAAGTCAATAAACTACGATCAATATGCATATGAATGTCAGCGTGACACGAATAATGGATATTAATAATGAGACTATAACTTCAGCGGAACCGTAAAAACTCTATAACTATCGAACCATTATCGAGCCAATACGTGTCTTCCATTATTATCCTCCCTCTTTCACAGAATGTGAAACTTTTGATAACGATAATGATACCTCCTATTTTGTAATGGTACTTTAATGTTCGTATAAGATACATGACtttatacgtttctttttctatatggACCTTCAAGGTCAATGGGTTTTGCATAGTTCGTCGTATGTACAATCAATTCACTAAAGACATAGTAACAGAATACAATCTCACGCAACAGGTGTTGAATAGCCTATTTACATGTATAAGTATGGTCAATAGGAAGCTACTAGGGTAGTCCATAAATTTCtatgttttttaatatgaatgtTGAATAcggaagaatttttatattattcttttagaatGAATATACTCATTTGATTCATATGTATAATGTCTCATTACGTAGCTACTGAATGATGCTTTGAAACCTTTGATGacatatatttaattcgattaatttcttgTACTCTATCTGATTATTTGTTTAGAAAggaatatcaaaaaattagaaatccGTGTACCTTTACGTCACTATTGGAAACAGAACTTTAAAGTGacagaagcaacgaagaaaatatagtattttGAGAAAAAATATAGTGCTTTGAAGTTCTGCTCCCAGTAATGACACTAAAATACAcgaatttctcattttttcatattccttTCCAAACAAATAATGAGATACAGTACAATTAAATGTCCATTAAAAGATTCAAGACATTATTCCTGGgctatataattacatattatacatataaatcaaATGAGTATATTCACTCCAAAAGAATAATACGAAGAAATACATTAAAGAAGCGCAATTAATTGACCACTCTAGTATTACCGCAGAGTGTTTTATACATACGTAGTCAACTATTTACCGATCTATTCAAAGACTTTGAGTAACTATATTagttaaaaatgatattagtATGATGATTTTAACTTTGGAGTTTGAAGCCTcaaattaattcgaatatatttttattcttcatagGTCCCAAGCTTACAATACCAGCGACGCCGGAGGACACTCCACCGTTGCCAGAAACACCAATATTTTCTGAAGATATACCGCGAAATTCTTTATTGCAAAAGGATTCGTCCTCAGAGGGGGAAGTGGATCCCGAAACACTTTACTTCCGGTGTGTTAACTTCTTTtccaaaatatattaaatgtgttaatcatatttttaaacagaaagtacctatattacaaaaattttagtACGTGTAGAGTAGAATGTATTGTACATTGTTCTATCTTTTATTCCGGTACTTTactgtttttatttatctagGAAAAATGAAcaacaaattgtaaagaatTCCTTGTTCATGTAGATATTAATCACGCATAGTGGGCAAAAATAATCCATAGAGAGTCAGTTCATCAAGAACGTTCGTATAATTAGCCAGTGTGCAATGTTACAAAACCCAGAGCacataaaaaaagaacgtttacataattaattttctcatcGCGTGGCCCCTGCCAGCATATTACATATTGCGATTTTATCCCATAATAACTTTACGTCAGTCGTGACTTCTTCCGTTCATGTCTGGTTTAATTTTAGACTCGGTTTCGTTATGGTCGTGCTGTTTGCTTTCCTATTAGGTCATCCCGAAAGACACCCTGTAAATTATTCAGTATGTATATTTCCTAAATAAGCTCTATTATTGTTCAATTACATTGTCAAATCagataatgtaataaatcagattttcaaataatcttGAACGACTTTGAAATAACCTTGAAATAATGTCTTGTAACCCTGAGCCAATACTGAATGGTAATTAATCTGAAATGAATTTGAAGAGATCTTGGAATGACACTGGCTGACTTTTAAATGTTCTTGAATTGACTTTGAAATAGCcttgcaataattttgaaatgatCTCGAAAAATTACCCTATAATTTCAATACATTATGCAttccctcttttttttatatctgcTTTACGAATGCTCCAAATTGTTTAGTacaattaattacttttttttaatttgttgtaTTCAACGTGTCTCGGCACATTTACCGACAATCGCTAGAATGGATCAGTGTTCtgtatgtttatattattgaCGGAGCGTGAGTAGGTCAGTCGTcatataaaatcattattGATCTAAAGAAGTGGTCAATCAGCCAATTATTATTTGcgttataacttattaaataatatacaatatcgtATACTATATATTTGCAGAGATGGCCGTAGACGCATTGATATGGTGTTAGTGTACCAGGAGGAGTACACTGGAGTGATGACGGAATTGGAGGCACGTCGAAAAGAACAAAGACGCGTTTTCCAGCAGAATCTATTAAAAGAGGGTTTGCAATTGGAGCTGGAACCAAAAGAAAACTCCTTTGACGGGAAAACTTATTTCTTGAAGTTGCACATTCCATGGAAGATTAAAGTTCAATACGCTGAAGTGATGAACTTGAAATTACCCACCAAAAGGTTCATTACTATTTCTGTTAAGGCTTGGGTAGGTTcatgaaatttctcaaaatgaAAAGTATACGTGTTCGGTGTTGCTGCTTCTAATTAACATTGTAGTATTTAGTAAGTACATTCAACATAGAATAAtccttcattttattattaatttatgttatttcgtTATTAGCAAGGTAATGAAGACGTGAAAGAAAGCCCGAAATTTTGGGAGAAATGGATACAATGGATAAGAAAGATACATACTTGGGATACGAAGAAGTATCCGGAAGAGCCTAGCTTTTATGGCAGCATTGATTCTGGCGATCGAGAAGAGAAGTACAAATTTAACtgtataagataaaataaattaaaaatgtataagctgattatattatatattatcatatgttataagctaattattcgatatttctgtttctttttttatagattCGTAGTGAAGGATAGAGATACAGCTTATACACCTGCACAAAGGTCTTTGATAGTAATGCAAATATTATCGAGGGCAAGGTACGACGAAAATCACGAGAAAGCAGGTATCCGTAGACTTTTGGCGGATGGCACTTATCTCGACTGCTTTTCTCTGCATGAGGGCCCGTATAATAGACCTGGAATCAATGGCGAAATTCTCGACAGATATTTACTGTACTTGATATGGGCTAGACCTTCGCAATGGTAATTTCACTAGcactttcacttttttttaaataaacatttaattctgtatttttaGGTACAAAAGGCAGCCCCTCTGGTTGATTAGACGATATTTCGGTGAAAAAGTGGCTCTTTACTTTGCATGGCTAGGATTTTACACAAAATGTTTGTACGCTCCAGCAATTGTTGGCCTTTTGTGCTTTATGTATGGTGTAGGAAGCATGGATGGACCTGATAATATACCCAGTAAAGAAATATGTGACTATAATGTAGCAggtatttttgtttcatacaatttttattttattttttccattcttcCGCTTTACTAAATAACTTTTCTaggaaatattacattatgccCTCTCTGCGATAAAGCATGTTCTTATCAAAAGCTCGGCGAGTCTTGCATATTCTCAAAACTAAGTTACTTGTTCGACAACCCTGCCACTGTCTTCTTTGCCATCTTCATGTCCTTTTGGGGTATGCTATAGAcataatttaatgttttagCGCATATCTCTTATCTTCTTATTGGATCTTTCAGCCACGACATTTCTTGAGTTATGGAAACGAAGGCAAGCTGTAATAATTTGGGAATGGGATCTCCAGAACGTTGAAAGTGACGAAGAACCTCGACCTGAGTTTGAAACTACAGTGAAAACATTTCGAATAAATCCTGTGACCAGGGAAAGAGAGCCTTACCTACCAGTATGGTCTAAGGCTGTGCGTTCTTGTGCCACCAGTTCCATGGTATTTTTTatggtaattaaaagaattctcGTCACATtcaatcaaataaattttttttgttgatgctaaattttattgataaatttgtattcAGATATGTGTAGTTTTGGGTGCTGTTCTGGGAACCATTATTTCTCGAATATCGCTGGTAGCCGTATTTTATGGCGGTGGAGGTCCATTTTTAAAGAAGCACGCGAAAATTTTTACCTCCATGACTGccgctttaattaatttaattataatcatgATTCTTACACGGGTATATCATCGTTTAGCACGATGGATGGTGAACATGGAGAATCCCAGAACGCAGACTGAGTACGAATCCAGTTTCACATTCAAGATATTTCTCTTCGAGtttgtcaatttttattcatctCTCATCTATATAGCCTTCTTTAAAGTTGGTAACATTCTATTTGCTGCACGTATGAAGCGAAACAAATTTATTGAAGAGTGACGATTTACAGGGTAGGTTTTTTGTTCATCCCGGAGACGCAGACGCACGATCTTCTGAATTCTTTCGTATAAAAACGGACGTGTGCGATCCAGCTGGATGCCTGTCGGAAGTTTGTATACAGCTCGCCATTATAATGGTGGGCAAGCAGTGCTTCAATAATTTTGTCGAGATACTATCACCAAAACTATGGAATTGGTGGCGTAAAAGAAACCACGTTGCGGCTACGAAAGATCACGGCAGACCGTATACTTATTGGGAAAAGGATTATCAGTTGCAGGATCCCGGAAGATTAGCGCTCTTTGACGAATATTTGGAAATGagtaagtatatttaaattactcatcagtaaaaatttaattaatttaaaatataattgtcaATTATCTTCTTCATGTACTTGTTTTACAGTTTTACAGTACGGATTCGTGACCTTGTTCGTCGCTGCATTCCCATTAGCACCATTGTTCGCGTTATTAAACAATATAGCTGAGATACGGCTTGATGCATACAAAATGGTAAGAGAGGCGAGAAGACCGTTAGCAGAGAGAGTGGAAGATATAGGAGCTTGGTATGGTATACTACGTGGAGTAACTTATGTTGCTGTAGTGTCGAACGTAcgtatacgtaataataacaGTTCACGATTCAAACTTGcaaattatattagaaaatctAACAATAATCTGCTTGTATCATACATAGGCGTTCGTCATCGCATACACGTCAGATTTTATCCCCCGTAGCGTTTATGCTATCGTTTACTCTCCCACGGAGGATCTAGTGGGTTATATCGACAGTTCTCTATCGGAATTCAACACATCAGATTATAGAGATGATATGAAAAGCGATATGGATAAAAATCATCCGGTGACTTGTCAGTATAGAGGTTACAGAAATGGACCGGATCATTCAAATGATCCATACGGACTCAGCCCGCAATATTGGCACGTTTTCGCAGCACGTTTGGCCTTTGTCGTTGTTTTTGAACATATCGTAAGTTTCACTTTACTTTATCTTCTATATGACTGGTTATGACACCACTATGGCCCTCCATACATCTTACCTATAAAATTCACACTTTAAAAAGCTatcagtaaaatataaaaattgaaattttaaataggtTTTCGCCCTAACTGGCATTATGAGTTACGTGATACCAGCTGTACCTCGTTCTCTGGCGACTCAATTGCAACGAGAGCGTTTATTAGCTCAAGAAGCCAAGTATGAGAAAGGTATAAAGAGCAGAGAAGACGAAGATGATATTTTGTCGGTGCTTAGAGAAGCAGGTAGTATTGGAGGAAGAGCTGCAGGCGGTGGTAGAGGTAGCTGGGCAAGGCGTTTCAGCAAATTGAGCGACGGCTTAGATGCCCACGTCGACGTAACTTCCAGGCAGAACAGAAACAGTGATGGTTCAACCGTATGGGAAGTGACATGATTTTGAAAAGTGTCGATCATATTTTCTCCTCGAGGAGTACATCTGTACTTaagaacattttaaaaataccacTCTCATTTGTATCAAAATTATCTAATTCTGTCGTTGTGTAAATTATGCTTGAGCGAAGTCCTACATAAGTAAATATCGAGATATCAAGTACAAACAAATGAAATGGTAATTgtgatattttagaaaatcgtGTAAAATACGCAAACACGAATAAATGAGAAACAATCAAACCAACATGTGATGAGATAATATACAAATGCCAAAAGTATATCGACACTTTTTAAAGATTCATCGAAaatctatttaataaatttttaacgtttgATCGCAAGATCAATAACATATGTGTgatttttaacataaatacTATCAGTATTAACTTACACAGAATTACCtcttttagaatatttaaaccAGATActctattttctaaaattatatttcatcaaaatagttttagatcaTAATCACCGGTTATCGGTGAtaagcatttttaaaaaatttacaaaacataCTTGTATACTTGTACCATATAAAAAAGCGACATGATGATCGAATTGAGTAGTGTCACGTTTGTGTTTCTATAGTAAGGACGCTACTATCGTTTAGTTGCTAAAATTTCTGAAAACacgaaaaagtaaaaaattctcTCAAGATCTACACAATATACtctttattgtatataatttcaatatttcattttccgtCTTACGCTTAacattattacaataattactatagaatatatttataataatatacatgtacatatttacttctttctttttactattaattctcgacttatatgtataattctaTGCTTATTGGCCTATGATTCAATCCATACTGCACTTTCTTGCGTCTTCTGCGTCctttttaaaatctaaaagtGTATCACAGTTGTGTTGAGGGATAGATAAGGatcttttttgctttttttttcttgttttaaagaaaaggaGACCGTTCGGACAACCGAAATCGATACATAGTCCATTCAGTCAGATCTCCTCGGATCTGATGGACGCATTAACTCAAAATTCATTAGCCATAGTTCCGAAAAACGGCTGCGATGAAATGTACCCTACATTCCTAATAGTCTGTAAAAGCagtatttatcttatttataaaatgatctACACACATCGTTTCGAAACATATGCCGTGTGTTATATGTGTCCTAAATGacaaatcataaaaatataattcatgtaaaatttttgaaatagagaaagaatcTCCATGTTTCCTtacttgtttttcttttatcctaAATCGTTTGCAGGTAAAATCATTTGTAGCAATCCGTCCTACAGTAACATATACTCTTGTAATATTATTGCTTTTGTGCTAAAGTTACgttgataattttttttcttttttaagggAATCTCGTAGCAAAAATCTCATACATTTTTATGCTCTTTGCAGCATAGTACTTTTTCTAATacaatgtatatgtgtatgtgtgtgtatgcgcGCGCGTACACGTGATTCACAAACTTGAGTGTTAgacaaaatgtttttatttaataaaattcctgCTGCTACATTATTGCAGAAATAATTTTGGCTTTCCTTCgcttatttttatctatacCTGTATTAGAACTAACATGCGTTATGCTACTATACGAGACCCAGATATGCAAAGTTATCAAAGAAACTccatttcgtttatttataaaaatattctgtagATTCGAATAACAGAGATTGAtacaattcttttaattagGCGAGCtgtacaaatttcatttctttgggTATCTCTCAAGGATAAATAGCTTCAACTGAGTTCATTCAATCGAACAGGATATAAAGCCTTACATTTactgattatatatattcactTGGTAAAAAAACCtctaaaaatatactatatgcGATAAAACATTCTATATTCTCTCgaaaaataaactttcaataaaaatagtgTCACAcgtattaaaaagataaatcgTAAAAAGGAATGTAACAGCATCTCATCACGTATGGGCCGTGTCGCAAGAAAATTTTCGTTGAATTTCTTTGTCTTGCATTAATGTATTTACCGACTATGTTTCAAGTATCTGACTAAGAAATCCCGGTAGATACATTAATACagttaaattgaataaatcttGTGCTCCTACGAAGTTTCCTGTGAAAATGTTACGTAAACAGCATGAACTTTACATTGTCAAACATACCGAACAAGCAAAACATCCGACTCGACTAATCCTTCTGAGTGGACTAAATCTCGATTTCCAAATGATGCGTTTTAATTTAGGTAAGAGGTAGGAAGATGTAACACTTAACTAGATCCAGGAGGAGCATTGAAATTAAACATGGTGGTTGGTGGACGTCCCGGCATCGGTTTTGGTGGTAGCCTTGGAGTTACCGATCCTAAAATAGGTTGCAACAAATGGATTgatgaataattaaacaaaagcaTTCTAGATGTGACGCGAGAATACACAATTATGATAAACTTcctgatattaatatttttaccattAGGTTGCGTAGGTGGAAGTTTCGTAGGACTGGGCCCATTGAAAGACATGTGTCTTCTTGTATGAACAACACTCGAACATGTATTCTCCAACGTGGAATTCCGCCTTGCGAGTAGCGCCGAACAGTTCGGATTCAACGTTGTAGGAAGGCGAGGGGGTAACGTCACCGGAGGCAAATCTCTTCGTGGTGGCAATGGTGGTGGAGACGTACCATCCCGTGGAGGAAGTATGGGTGCATTTGGAGCTTGTCTCGCCTgtgagaaataatataaatcacgCGATATTATAAACTACGaaatttaaagagaaaataacTCAAATCTTTTTTGACAATTTACCTGTTGCGGCGACTCGCTTATGGAACTCTCTCGTTTCCTATGAGATCTTGGTGGCAAAGGGGGCGGAGGTTGACAGGGAGGTACATGGCTAGGAGACGGAGGAGGTGGTATCGCAGCACCAGGACTTCCACCCGACGATGGCATACCGGTCAAGGCTCCCATTACACCAATCGTACCAGAATTAAAGCCAAAGTGACTATTTTGCGGTTGATGATGTGGGATAGGCAAATGACCAGGTGATCCTAGTTGCGGGCTACTACCCGGAGAGCTGATCGAAAGTCCTGACATACTAAGAGGACCTGGTGAACCTGGAGGTTGAGCTGTACCTGTATTAACAGTAAAGTACATCTACTACCTATCCAAGCATACTATGCAACAAAATACGAACGATTCTTCTTTCTGTAGAATGAATAAGAATTGTAAAAAGCGACTGAGAAGCACATGCTAACATTCAATATTTTGGACTACAAACCTCCTAGTAAAACAGGTGCAAAGACAGTGTGGTCCCCTATGTGAGAAACTGTAATATGTGAAGCATGCGGAGGGGTTTCTGGTAATTCTGGCGGCGGTGCCTCCGGTGGAGGATCGTGTAATCTTACACTGGAGGCTACAGCTTGCAATGGAGCTGGTAATTTGCCGCTCAAACTTCTAGCTTTAATGCCCGgcgattttaaatttaagtcCGGCCATTTACGAGACTACAAGAACAATAATAACTAGTATAAACAGTGTTATTATACGtgtgttttataatttccattCACTTACGACTCTAGGTGGTTGTCTACACCCTCTGGGTTCTACTTCTAGGCttttattgtacaaataattgCTTATATCGGCCTCTTTCATATTAGGATCGAATggtgataaattttcaatgaaatgtCTTATTCTAGGTTCCACCGAAAGACAATAAGGTTGATTTTGGTACTGCTGAATTTCTCCGGTTATCTCCGCCACTTTTCGTCGTTTACTAAAGTTTATAAGTTCTGGACTTCCTCGCAGATAATCCGGATTCCCTTCTTCAATGTGTAGGATGTTGGTCAGGTACATGCCTacgaaaagaatatatattaatgaaaattgatttaataatttaaataaatattttattctttattgttTACCAAAAAATGGTACACAAGGTGGATTAATGGATCGCAATTTTTCTTGATACTTCCGGAAATGACCGTTGTTTAGTTCTCTTGCTTCTTCTAGGGCCTTTTCCAGTCGTGCTGGTATTTgctataaatacaataaaatatatactctGTTTGGTTCAAGTTAATcgataacattaaataatgaaagaacatacttgaaatgtaaattttaaccTAAAAACGGACGCAGATCCCATTGCGCTAACAATTGCTAATACGCCATTAAAGTTATTAAGATCTTGAAGCACCATCATAATTTCAATTGTTCGTGATACAATTGCAACTCTCTCCTCTAAATTTTCAGCTTCTACTATGGTTTTTTCAAGCCACCGTGTAAACTAACGTGAATAAAGAAGcgatttaatttgttaaattcaaaatgtacaaaataaaaactaatatAGAACGTAATATAGGTAACTTACGTTTGTTGTGTGCTTTATCATTTTCAGTAAATTTGGTGATgtcttttctttatctttcttagTCCATACTGACCCAACTAATTCCGAAGGCTTTACAGTTCTGTACAATTCGAACTCTAGCAGAGTTAATTGCCTCGCTAATTCAATTGGATGTAACTgtaattattggaaaataatttacttgtCTACATAATACAAATAACATATTAGTTACAATTATAATGTTACCGTATTACCAGTTTTACATTGTTAATGTATTACCGTTAATATTCCCCATTCTTCTTCAGGAACTTTTAGGTGCCACTCAATAGGTGGTGGAGATCGTTCGAAGCTAAATGTAATAGGTCGTTGTTCTGAAGGTTCGCATTTCCTttgcacaatttttattactgaATCCACCCATTTTCTCATTGATTTTCCACTTACTGTGTCTAAAAACAATTGCAATCTTTCCAAAAGATTCCTATCGCGttcaaaatcataaaaatgatGATCAACCTAGTGTGAGAAACATTCAAGAAGATATTATAATcacttaaaaaatgtaatataataatttagagtaaatatatttaaatattactaacCCAATGtcttaaaacatttaaaactcTAAATTGAACAGGTtgacaaaattcttttctatatcttttccAATCTTCCCTAGCAGTTGTTTTACAACCAGAAGATTTTTCTTCCTCACCGTAAACTAAAGAAGGATCTGGTATGTCGAATCTTTCGATTAACAATGTCAACAGTTCTTGAGGTGAGCAAAAACTCctacaaaaaagaaacacaatttattcgttaaagaattcatttttatacatacacaAATCCCAAAGGTATGAAACCACATACCTATAAGTAGTAAGGAATGTTCGTACAAAAGCTGGATCAGCATATATATGATAAGTTAATCTTTCTACCAATTTAACCAAAGTTGCGCCCTTAATTAATGGAACACCTC
This Bombus pascuorum chromosome 1, iyBomPasc1.1, whole genome shotgun sequence DNA region includes the following protein-coding sequences:
- the LOC132911540 gene encoding anoctamin-4 isoform X1, whose protein sequence is MDNSELRVEDETQNTHSRRPSISISNASVTESSTNESQTNVNAVGTENSPSKASSTNSSPRRTATNSTKSNSPSVNEKTRVEDSKEIIYKMDKNGIQSNGSPMTNKKLSRSSVYPSGTNLTARDAFGPKLTIPATPEDTPPLPETPIFSEDIPRNSLLQKDSSSEGEVDPETLYFRDGRRRIDMVLVYQEEYTGVMTELEARRKEQRRVFQQNLLKEGLQLELEPKENSFDGKTYFLKLHIPWKIKVQYAEVMNLKLPTKRFITISVKAWQGNEDVKESPKFWEKWIQWIRKIHTWDTKKYPEEPSFYGSIDSGDREEKFVVKDRDTAYTPAQRSLIVMQILSRARYDENHEKAGIRRLLADGTYLDCFSLHEGPYNRPGINGEILDRYLLYLIWARPSQWYKRQPLWLIRRYFGEKVALYFAWLGFYTKCLYAPAIVGLLCFMYGVGSMDGPDNIPSKEICDYNVAGNITLCPLCDKACSYQKLGESCIFSKLSYLFDNPATVFFAIFMSFWATTFLELWKRRQAVIIWEWDLQNVESDEEPRPEFETTVKTFRINPVTREREPYLPVWSKAVRSCATSSMVFFMICVVLGAVLGTIISRISLVAVFYGGGGPFLKKHAKIFTSMTAALINLIIIMILTRVYHRLARWMVNMENPRTQTEYESSFTFKIFLFEFVNFYSSLIYIAFFKGRFFVHPGDADARSSEFFRIKTDVCDPAGCLSEVCIQLAIIMVGKQCFNNFVEILSPKLWNWWRKRNHVAATKDHGRPYTYWEKDYQLQDPGRLALFDEYLEMILQYGFVTLFVAAFPLAPLFALLNNIAEIRLDAYKMVREARRPLAERVEDIGAWYGILRGVTYVAVVSNAFVIAYTSDFIPRSVYAIVYSPTEDLVGYIDSSLSEFNTSDYRDDMKSDMDKNHPVTCQYRGYRNGPDHSNDPYGLSPQYWHVFAARLAFVVVFEHIVFALTGIMSYVIPAVPRSLATQLQRERLLAQEAKYEKGIKSREDEDDILSVLREAGSIGGRAAGGGRGSWARRFSKLSDGLDAHVDVTSRQNRNSDGSTVWEVT
- the LOC132911540 gene encoding anoctamin-4 isoform X2 — encoded protein: MDNSELRVEDETQNTHSRRPSISISNASVTESSTNESQTNVNAVGTENSPSKASSTNSSPRRTATNSTKSNSPSVNEKTRVEDSKEIIYKMDKNGIQSNGSPMTNKKLSRSSVYPSGTNLTARDAFGPKLTIPATPEDTPPLPETPIFSEDIPRNSLLQKDSSSEGEVDPETLYFRDGRRRIDMVLVYQEEYTGVMTELEARRKEQRRVFQQNLLKEGLQLELEPKENSFDGKTYFLKLHIPWKIKVQYAEVMNLKLPTKRFITISVKAWQGNEDVKESPKFWEKWIQWIRKIHTWDTKKYPEEPSFYGSIDSGDREEKFVVKDRDTAYTPAQRSLIVMQILSRARYDENHEKAGIRRLLADGTYLDCFSLHEGPYNRPGINGEILDRYLLYLIWARPSQWYKRQPLWLIRRYFGEKVALYFAWLGFYTKCLYAPAIVGLLCFMYGVGSMDGPDNIPSKEICDYNVAGNITLCPLCDKACSYQKLGESCIFSKLSYLFDNPATVFFAIFMSFWATTFLELWKRRQAVIIWEWDLQNVESDEEPRPEFETTVKTFRINPVTREREPYLPVWSKAVRSCATSSMVFFMGRFFVHPGDADARSSEFFRIKTDVCDPAGCLSEVCIQLAIIMVGKQCFNNFVEILSPKLWNWWRKRNHVAATKDHGRPYTYWEKDYQLQDPGRLALFDEYLEMILQYGFVTLFVAAFPLAPLFALLNNIAEIRLDAYKMVREARRPLAERVEDIGAWYGILRGVTYVAVVSNAFVIAYTSDFIPRSVYAIVYSPTEDLVGYIDSSLSEFNTSDYRDDMKSDMDKNHPVTCQYRGYRNGPDHSNDPYGLSPQYWHVFAARLAFVVVFEHIVFALTGIMSYVIPAVPRSLATQLQRERLLAQEAKYEKGIKSREDEDDILSVLREAGSIGGRAAGGGRGSWARRFSKLSDGLDAHVDVTSRQNRNSDGSTVWEVT